In Zingiber officinale cultivar Zhangliang chromosome 3A, Zo_v1.1, whole genome shotgun sequence, the DNA window TTGATCAATGTGACCTTGGATACGGTTGTCCAAAATCAAGGAGACTAATAGCTGCTCTACGTCTTTCTCTGGCACATTGAGTTCCTGAAAATGGAACTGAGTTTACATACAATTCCAAATGAAACAAACAGCAGCTAGGTCCAAACAATCACCAAAATGAGATAGACATAGTGATGATGCAAGGAGTCAAATAGTTTCAGTAATACCATCCTTAGATAATGTAGGTACGTGGTAGCAACAAAGGGATGAAAGTGGCAGGTCATGTATTCAAAACTTACAGCAGAATCTGCTCAAATCTTGCACAAAAAATCAACATGAATGCCATGAAAGATAGAAATTGCCAAAGGGCACATCCAAACCTCTGAATCATATTTGATTAAAAGCACATTAGCAAATTTATAAATCACTTCAATAGTTAAACCCTTGATTCCAGAAACTCTAAAGACTTGGTAGGTTGGGTGAATGCACAgaatgaaagaaaagaaaaggggaaggggTGAGGGGGAATATTTGTATTTTGGAGTGATTGAAAAGTGGAAACACACTCTTTACAGAAGGGAAACAAGATGAATGAAACACCTGTATATCCTTATCTGATATACCTATCAATATTTACTTGACAATTCCTTGACTAAACAAATTTGTAATGTTTAATCTATCACTATTTACACAAGCCTTGCCCTTTCCTCAAATATTAGACTGACTAATTCCAAGGAAAATTTCTATTGGTGTTCATATCATTTGACCAATGAAGTTGCAGCTCATTTCTTATActttttagtttaattaagtgAGAAACAATTCACAAAAGTACGACACTAATTCTACTGAAATTAAGAATAGCAGAAATTTCTAAAGAGTTTTAGATTCAATTGTCATCCAACGTTGACGCTTGGAAAAAGTTCCATACCCCTCTGCCATTATCCTTGATGCTCACGGAATTATCCTTGTGCAATGTGAAAGGAAAAACTAAGCAGTGAGGAGAATAAGTGTCTTTTCTCACTCCAAAACAATAGTAATTCAACTGGAGTGAGGAAAATCTAAAACAGATAGCATATCTTTTCCAGAGCAATGATAACTATGGATATCAATAACCTTTGAAATGAATGGAATCCTGATTCGGGTGTACGGTTTTATGAGCTTAAGGAGAACTTGAGTTCTGATATTCTTCAAAAGATCTTCAATGTAATTTCTAATGAAAGGATCATCCATAATTGTTCTTCTGTTGTTCTGTAAGGATAGCTCAGCATCAGctacaaggtttccaagttaAATATTAACAGCATATACACAAAGTAATTacctttaaaatcttttcaaattctaATATCTCATTGCGCTGATATGCTGCTATAAGGTTAGTCATTGCCAAAATTTCAGGGTCATTTTTGTAACTGCATAAAGGTTCCAGATGAGCTGAAGCAAGATCATGTGAATAAAATTAGCAATCACAAAGGTTCAGGTATTCTTACGGCTTTGCCTCTTGTCCATCAAAGGGATTCACTTCAGATTGCATCAGCATGTTTGCAAGAACCAAATACCTGTAATACAATTTGAGACAAAACCATAATCTGCATTTCATCAACCTTGGAACCAAAATAGCTGTACGAGTGGACAAAACCATATTCTgcatttcataaaaaaaaaaaaagaataataagaTATTTATATACTTGAGACATTGGATACGGCGCTGATTCCCAGCTTCATCATAATTCTTGAAGGCGTCAAAGAAATCAGTGGCTGCTTCTGCCCATTGCCTCTCAGCCATGTGCATTTTCCCACCACATTCGTGAATTATACCCATGATTCTTGGATGAGGTATTGCTGACTTGATGGTAAGAGCTTTTTGGTACAGTTGCTGTGACCAATACATGAAGCAGAAATAAATGCATTTTATTTCAGGCCCTTGAAATATACAAGAGAAAAGTTCAAGATCAAACAGTGATCATAAACTCAACACGTGAACACGTATACATGTAGCTACTTTTGTCATCATAACCAAGGGATAATAAGATCTTGTatgttgaaaaagaaaaaaaaaaatcaatgattaATAGCAGTCagcaattaaatataaatttacatgtaagtttaaatatttaaataaactcATAAATCATAATAAATAGGATCACCGCACTCAAGCTGAAGAAACTATATTTGAATTAACCATCTATACTTCACCACTATCATATTGATTATGGAATTTGCAGTTTTGTGTCAGATGAAGCAATTTCTCTTCATAATCTGATCAAAGTTTTCTGACTATTAAACCTTCCAATAAAAGCATTAGACTTGTTATCTGATGCATTCCCTAGCCAAAGCTAAGTCAAGCATTTAACCACATCTTTGACATAAAAAAGAGTAAAACGTGCAAGCAACAGAGCGATACTGCAAAAGAAGATCCCACCTTAAGTTTCTTGTTATTCTTGGTCTGAGTGTACATTTGAATCTCAATAGCATAGACCTCTAAAAGCTGTGTGCCTTTCTTTTGATCATCAGTACCATCTTCTCTTTGGCAAGATTTGTGGAGTTCTTTTAGGATCTGGATGCACCAATGCAAcagttcaaaaattttaaaagcatACAACTTTGAGGTACAATTACAATTCAGAGATCCACCTTATTCATTCTTCCATATTCTTGCATGTCAAACCAAATTGTGCAAAGTTTAAGATTTGTCTTGAACCAAAGTCTCTGTAGAAATTCATTAGAATTAGCTGGCAATACACCAGATCATTATGATAAGGAGTCACTCTTTTTAAGTACATGCAAGGACAATATTTTATTAGACAGTAGTAACCTCATTCTTTGCCTCAAGTGCCTTCAGAGTCATCTCATAGAACTCTTGCAGAAGACTGAAGTTCTGATTTGCAGAACCAGAAACAAAATCCATTATGCTGTTTATACATTTTTCACTATAATTTCGTGTAACAGCAGATTTGATGTATGTCAGCATCTCCCTGTAGGCTTCCATCATCTCCTTATATTTACCTAGTCTATAATAAAGTTTGACTGTTTGCTTTAGAGCTTTAAATCCCCTGTTTGAAAAGCAAAACAAATCAGTCCATATTTGCAATTTATTCTCAGACAATCATTGAACATCAGCCTAACACAAGATATCCAAAATCACATAATTTCCACATAGTAGTGAATAATTTGATTAAAGTTACTAGTGCTAACAGCTTACCTAATCTAGAAGCCAAGAAATGTTTGGGACACTTTTCAAGAACATTACTGgtccaaaaaaaaattacaaagggCGTGAAGGTGGtcatatttgatttatttttaccaaaagaaacttgATTGTAAACACACACAAGATTTAAAAAATGCCTCATAAAATGTCACAACATGTTAAGATTCACATATAAATACAGTACAACACCACTAGGTTACTCCAGTGAACTAAATTAGGATGTAGAGAGATATACAATGACACCATTAGACTGGAATAGCattgggatttttttttctttcaatttcagtATTTCACCAATGTAAAATTAAAGTATATGTAGATAATTGacagaataaagaaaaaaaacaggTTCCATTAATATCTCTAAGCTAAATCTGTTAATTGAAGATAATTTGACGATGTAAATTTAGTATGAATTAGAGAAAAAgacaaattaataaataaataaatataaaataaaagggaaaagttaTAATGAAATTATTTAATATATGAGATAATTATATATGTATCGAGTAGATAATATCATAATAATTAACTATGttactacaacaacaaccaaattttATCTCACTAAGTAGGGTCGGCTATATAGATTCTTTTACGCTATTAGATTCTATCCcctattatattatcatttatatttaaataaattttatcttattttttttattattaaccaagtcttttttggtcttcctcttccccaTTTGATAtgaacatttgtcatagtttcatatcgtctaactggaacatttattgaTTATCTAAGTAtatgttcgtaccatcttaaacgtgtctctcggagttttctctcaataagtcaactccaactttctctctaatatttttatttctgatAATATCTATCCTTGTATGCCCGcatatccatcttaacatcctcatctttgcaactctcatcttctgttcATATGCTCgcgtcatagcccaacattcagctttatataacatagcaggtctaattgtcgttttgtaaaactttccttaaagTCTTAGAGGTACTTTATGATCACAAAGAATCCATGACCCTTTCCTCCATTTTGACTATCCTGCTTCTACTTTATATatgacatctctctcaatctctccattcttttgtaaaaaatatcttaaatacttaaaactcatcattttctatcttaacaattgtctcattacgtctaatattgctaaactcaaattctatatattctgtctttgCTCTACTAAAGACTAAAATCTTTCACTTCTAGCGTTTCTCGCCAAGATTCAAATTTAGCATTTACTCATTCATGTGTCTCGTCTACCAAagcaatatcatctgcaaatagggttgtaaatgaaccaagcgtttgtGAACAAGTTTGGTATTCggcttggtaagaacttgtttatgttcgttcaatatacataagattaattaaataaacaagcttgaacaactcgttaaactaaacaaacaagattgaacacatatgtgttcagctcgttaacgttcgtgaacaacgttcgtgaatttGTGAACAActttcatgaacaatgttcatgaactatattcattaataaaactcttttcaatatgctaaataaataataaaataaaataaataagtttaaattatcaaactcaataactaatcaaacaactaaaattttcaaacaatcaaacaagcttgaattcagagctcgataacatctaaacaaaccaagctcaagccaagcttgaattgagagctcgataacatctagacaagccaagcttcaaacaagctcaagctcataaaaaataaaccaagccaagcttgaacaatcatttcaaaagcttggttcattttaagttcggcttggctcggctcggttaccttatcaaataagtttgaacatctaaagctcgactcggctcgtttacaaccctatctgcaaataacatgcatCACGGTACTGGATGTGTCCTGAATTCATCtatgattagtgtaaaaagatagaaaaaaaaagacagcccggtgcatgaagctcccgccatgcggggtctcgAGGAAGGATTCATTATAcgtagccttaccctgctttttgcaagatgctgtttccaggatttgaacccctgctttttgcaagaggttgtttctaggattcgaacccgtgaccttttggtcacatgacaacaactttaccgttgcgccaaggctccccttcattagtgtaaaaagataggaactTAGAAAATATACGTTAtaacctctcttttctagaattctcatGTAATTTCCCTTGAACTCTATTATAAGCTTTTTCTAGGACGATGAATACTATATGTAAATCTTGCTTTTATTCTCggtacttttcaattagttgtttGTATAGCTTCTATTATAAACCTCCCAAGcataaatccaaattgattttcaggGTCTCCttcattagttttttttttctattactttttccaaaatttcatggatgactcattagtttaatttaCCTATAGTTTGCACACTTTGTACGtctctttttttatatatatatataagggacTAAAGTACTTACCCTTCATTGATTAgacattttttttaagttttcaatATTAGGTTGAATAACTTTGTGAATCATTCAATACTTTGTTTTCCAaaacacttccatacctctatcggaatatcatctagtTCAACTACTTTTCCATTTTATATCCCATTTAAAGCTTGcattacttctgaagtttgaattctatgataaaaatttaaatttgtatactcatttgacctacttaaattacctaaattaagttGGTTATCTAAACCTTCATTAGAAAGttaatgaaaatacctcttctattgtttatttatttcctcatcatttactagtacctattaaattcatctttaatatatcttATTTAGATATGATCTCttgttttcttctctccctctttagcTATTCTGTAAATGCCTCTTTTGCctttttttgtatttaattttcaatataagcattcaaaagttttattcttaACTTCATTCACTCTATCTTGACCTCTTTCTTAGGtactatataattttttaaattttcctcttTCTTAAAAGTATATAATTCCTtatccttcactttctcttatactctctcattccaccaccaagattctttacttggtgcatgtccctttgattcatcgagctactattttcaatttcgataccatcttatcccatgttgtattcgAGTCGTCGTATATTTCTCCTAATACCTATAATTCTACcctgtccttaaaaatattttgtttccTATCTTTTAACTTCCACCATTTAATTGTAGGAGTCGTGCATATTTTCCTTCTATTAATACTATGCTTGAAACATATATTCAAcgctactaacctatgttgaaTAGTTAAATTTTCTTTAGGAATGACTTTGTAATATTTACAAATCTTTTAATTATTCTTCCTAAATAtgagaaagtcaatttgcgatttattattcctacTTTTGAATGTGGTCAAGTGTTTTTCTCTTTCGCAAAATTCAATATAGTTTTCtcttcatttcttgttccaaatCTACCCATCATATTCTTCATTTTTTACTCCTACAAGTTCATTTagatctcctattaaaatcattttgctTAGAGGAATATGTTTGTCatagctcataaagattgtcccAAAACTAGATTTGATGTGTTCATCTAATTATATTTAAGGTGCATATATAGTAATTACATTAATAGTTTCTTTTACTTCTTGAGAGTTATAATcatatccccttttctaactactcctactacGTCATCCTTTAGCAAACTATCAGCAACAATACCTACTCCATTTTTTATTTTACTCCTTGTATACCATTATTTAAAACCTGAATTATCTATATTTTTGTCTTCTCTCCTACtcattttatctcttgtacacacaaaatattaatttttctcctaatcatcgtatcaACAACCTCCATTGCTTTACCCGTGAgcgttcctatgttccatgttccaaatcttagatcaTTAATTTTCTTACAATATTTGTTTTATCCAACTTATGGGTGAaactcttacatatttaacactacacccaagttctcatagaGATGTGGTGGTCTTTGCCGATACGTTATAGTCAAACCTacaaactcttgcatatttagcactacacccaagttctcatggagatgtggtGGTCTTTGCCAATACGTTATAGTCAGACCTACAAAATtttacatatttagcactacacccaagttctcatggagatgtagcggtccttgacATTACAATCAAACCATGCAACTTGTTCCTTCCAGGGAACatcctagcattagcacaataatttGATAGATTCATTTATTGAACATTTGCCTAAAAGTCTACGCTGGCCGACAATCTAACGCACAACCCTCGCCCTTTCTCaaccgggcttgggaccggctaTGACGGTGTTATCATAATAGTTAACTATGATATAATAAAATTGATTGAatcataaataattattttaaataatcaataatatcatatgtaaaatatataatattaaacTATTAGGTATTAGTACAAAAGTTTCAAAAACCACATGCAAGTGGTATATAATTGACCCATGTATAGTGCACATATGATATGTAGTGGCATATGtggataataaaaaatattaaaaattgttATTTAAGTGTTTAAATTAGTACTTGCAAGGTCTAAGCTACTAAATAGGGCAACTTAGAGTTTCAAGCTAAGTTAGTTCACCTTAAATTGGTTTAATGAACCAAAGAAGATTTCTTAATTGTGCATGCTAACCCCATCTGTGGTCATATGCAATCACAGTTACCAAGTTTGGCAGTAGCTAACTGGTAGATGATATATGTCAAATGTCTTGCCAATTACTTCGTACCTTTTAAAAGTATAAGTTGTACACCATAAAACCATTATTAATGTTAATATATTTTATCCACTTTTTAATCTTTCCTCTTGCACAAAACACCTTTCCTTTCCCAACTTGCTGACAACAATACTAAGGAATTTCAATCGTCACAAAATACAGACAACAATGACACCGCCATAGATGTTTCAGATTCACCCCACATAGCTCCTCTAGCCTCTTTGAATATCATCACCCATCTTCTGATCTTTCTGTGTTCAGTTAATAGGCATCAGAATAAGACCATGATTATCAAAATCGGTATTGATTTCTAGATCTGAGGGTGAAAACATCCTAGTATTGGTAGTATCGGCTTGCTAGCACAGGTGATCAGaatcatttggaaaaaaaaatcacaacaggtgaaaaatcaaataatttgatatgacatgatattcaATCATAATAGGTTATGTTCATGAAATAGCATAATAACACTATAAATGATGGTAGTATATTTAATTAGTTAGTGATGTCATATTATTGACACTAATAAAATGAGTGCAACAATGACTATAACCATCTCCCATAAACATTTGCTAGTATCCAAGCAATAATCAAGAAATAATTGGCTATATTGACTTATCAAATCAATTTACTTTGAAGAAAATTCAACCTAGCTCAACCTATCAATTTAATCTATTTTCTAGCAGAGTTAAATATATTtctagatatatatatttttttatgaatcTCTAATTTCTTTAATCCTAACCATCGATCTATATGAGTTTTGTATATGGTAATTTTGATAATTATGAGCTGTACAAATCTGTTATATCAACTAATACTCAAAAAGTCATCCAATTTCAGAAGATTTATGTGGATCATTGACCAATTTCTACAACTATTCAGCAGATCcaatcttatttttttattctgGTAAAATCTAGCAAAGTTCCTTAAATTTTCAGACATGACAATTACAAAATCGGATCACCATTGGCCAAACCCATTAGGACTCAGATAATTTGGACGTGGGTCAGCCAATTTCAAAAATGTTGAGTAAAGCATAGTTGAAAGAAATACATCCAAACAAGAGATATCGTAGTTGTGAGCCACAATAAAGTGAAACATCTAAAACTGTGAACAGTTAAAGATAGTATCAACTAAGAAAAATCAAAACCAGAGTGAAATAAAGTTTCAACCTCATACCATGAACACTTGTAGATCAAAATACAACAAAATTTCTATTTTCTCTAGTGtctttaaaaatataaatgcagCATTGCCTAACCAGCACAGCATTCTTCGTTGCTCTTTCTTGGACCAGCATAAGCAATCATCTGTTTCCTAAAGGTCATTTGGAATTAGAGTAAAAATGGAAGAATGGTTCTCTTCCCAAATAAACACTAGTATTCTTTAGAAAGGGGATCTATGTTGTCAAACAAAAGGAAAATCTGAGCCcccaaaaaacttttcttttttgctaAATAGTTTCATTTAAATTTACTCTAGATAAGACCAACCAACCATATATAAGCAAAAAAACTTGTTCCGCCTACCGAGCAACACTCAAGAAGCTCCGATACCTAGTATGCAAATGGATGAGTCTTTTTGCAGTTCTTCTTTCATCATGATCGTCTTCTGTGAGCCTGAGTATCTTCAGCAAGAAGGGCAAAACTCTTCGTCACAAGCAATGAGGATCTTCCACCCTCGTCACAAGCATCTTCCACATGGACAAAACCCTTCCGAGTCATGAGCATCTTCCGCTAAGTGTCAAGGATGCACCACTAGAGATGACTCCTCCAATCAAGGTGTCGTCATATAGATCTAGTACTACTatttttatcccccccccccctttccttCAACTCGACTAACACAGTTTATCAGCATAACCAAAAATGGCACCAAAATTTTTTCATGGCAGTCAGGGATCAAAATCCCGACACAGAACAAGATTTTTAAACATCAAATCCAACATCTAGGTAGTCAGAGATGAAAACAACGTGCTAGTGAATTAGTTAAACAAAATT includes these proteins:
- the LOC122052779 gene encoding COP9 signalosome complex subunit 2-like, which gives rise to MGSDADMEDYGFEYSDDEPEEQDVDIENQYYNSKGLVETDPKEALTGFAEVVRMEPEKAEWGFKALKQTVKLYYRLGKYKEMMEAYREMLTYIKSAVTRNYSEKCINSIMDFVSGSANQNFSLLQEFYEMTLKALEAKNERLWFKTNLKLCTIWFDMQEYGRMNKILKELHKSCQREDGTDDQKKGTQLLEVYAIEIQMYTQTKNNKKLKQLYQKALTIKSAIPHPRIMGIIHECGGKMHMAERQWAEAATDFFDAFKNYDEAGNQRRIQCLKYLVLANMLMQSEVNPFDGQEAKPYKNDPEILAMTNLIAAYQRNEILEFEKILKNNRRTIMDDPFIRNYIEDLLKNIRTQVLLKLIKPYTRIRIPFISKELNVPEKDVEQLLVSLILDNRIQGHIDQVNMLLERSNSSKGMKKYTAIDKWNTQLRSLYQTVSNKIA